Proteins encoded together in one Thermococcus barophilus MP window:
- a CDS encoding cell wall-binding repeat-containing protein — protein MMWKKMLSVVFGMIILGLPLTFTPVNASETTVVILVSDNEADCALADYIANITVNVNVVIVKTPWGIYNPNVTAEIISYAPDEVIIIGGPVAVPEEYVEDLQNLGINVERWWGQNRYETDLAVIKNATVRFQLQLQNRVVLVAGTDLAGIEKALQLAIRERAMIVLVNQTTNITKIMERLHVRAGNFTIIGTPAMNQTMLHIMKQLRKQECNCTELHLNITAERALEAIQIAEEKVNTAKELAENATNPALKTLLRIAEKQLEDAKDAYSSGKYGLAYGLAIAAKSKAEVVIRFAGEDIRKMIMSDIKMKLQREIIRVEAQLMVMERLGVNVTAALQLMEAIKAAVRNGDYDTAQELMIKLREELRTCYLAGRGIIKGKVHMPVRRREQP, from the coding sequence ATGATGTGGAAAAAAATGCTGTCAGTGGTGTTTGGCATGATAATCTTAGGTCTCCCATTGACATTTACGCCTGTAAATGCGTCAGAAACCACAGTAGTCATTTTAGTGAGTGACAATGAGGCAGACTGTGCATTGGCGGATTATATTGCGAATATAACGGTAAACGTGAATGTTGTAATAGTTAAGACTCCTTGGGGAATCTACAATCCCAATGTAACTGCGGAGATAATCAGCTATGCCCCAGATGAGGTCATTATTATTGGGGGACCAGTGGCAGTTCCGGAGGAATACGTTGAAGATCTGCAGAATTTAGGCATTAACGTTGAAAGATGGTGGGGACAGAACAGGTATGAAACGGATTTGGCGGTAATAAAAAATGCCACAGTGAGGTTTCAGCTTCAGCTGCAGAACAGAGTTGTCCTTGTGGCAGGTACCGACTTGGCAGGAATTGAAAAGGCACTGCAGCTCGCAATCCGTGAGAGGGCAATGATAGTGCTGGTGAACCAAACCACGAACATTACAAAAATTATGGAGCGGCTGCACGTCAGGGCAGGCAACTTCACAATAATCGGAACCCCTGCCATGAATCAAACAATGCTTCACATTATGAAACAGCTTAGAAAGCAGGAATGCAACTGCACAGAGCTCCATCTCAACATAACTGCTGAGAGGGCCCTTGAGGCAATACAAATAGCTGAGGAAAAAGTGAACACAGCAAAAGAGCTCGCTGAGAATGCAACAAATCCTGCCCTTAAAACTCTCTTAAGAATAGCAGAAAAGCAACTTGAGGATGCAAAAGATGCATACAGCAGTGGAAAGTATGGACTGGCATATGGTCTTGCAATAGCCGCAAAATCCAAAGCAGAGGTTGTCATCAGATTTGCCGGTGAAGATATTAGAAAAATGATAATGAGCGACATTAAGATGAAGCTACAGAGGGAAATCATAAGAGTCGAAGCTCAGCTCATGGTCATGGAAAGATTGGGGGTCAATGTAACAGCGGCGTTGCAACTGATGGAGGCAATAAAAGCAGCTGTAAGAAACGGTGATTATGACACTGCCCAGGAGCTTATGATAAAGCTTAGGGAAGAACTGAGAACTTGCTATTTAGCTGGCAGAGGTATCATAAAAGGAAAAGTGCATATGCCCGTTAGAAGAAGAGAACAGCCCTGA
- a CDS encoding DUF948 domain-containing protein, whose translation MPGPYFPSFYPEMTRIDYLIIGFWAVLVIVVASSLYMLKRSLDALLEEVKQTNSVAQQLRDQSKHINEVLQEV comes from the coding sequence ATGCCTGGGCCATATTTTCCCTCCTTTTATCCTGAAATGACAAGGATAGATTATTTGATAATTGGCTTTTGGGCAGTCTTGGTCATTGTGGTTGCATCTTCACTGTATATGCTGAAGAGATCCTTGGATGCACTCCTTGAAGAGGTCAAGCAGACTAATTCAGTGGCACAGCAGTTAAGGGATCAGAGCAAACACATCAATGAAGTCCTTCAAGAAGTTTAA
- a CDS encoding DUF4405 domain-containing protein, which translates to MEMKAPAWLRGAVDLVLTVVFILIAVSGIALYQAPSGRIADAIGWTFLGVTKDTWETVHTYLGFVMIGLVAVHLIIGFNSMVVMLKSAFKKSRVKVAGSLILISLVLVGGYFAFAALTAEEETTSETTSSEGISVTVDNTTIEITGSMLKSLTLEQLAEMYDVDPQKLVEILKADYNIEAQPDQLLEMVEVNNELDREQFKEILAEAIAKAKQGGG; encoded by the coding sequence ATGGAAATGAAGGCACCAGCGTGGTTAAGAGGAGCAGTTGACTTAGTTTTAACAGTAGTGTTTATACTCATAGCGGTATCTGGAATTGCGCTTTATCAAGCCCCGTCAGGCAGAATAGCAGACGCCATTGGATGGACGTTCTTGGGTGTAACTAAGGACACTTGGGAAACAGTACATACATATCTGGGATTTGTCATGATTGGTTTAGTGGCAGTTCATTTAATAATCGGATTCAACAGCATGGTTGTCATGCTTAAATCTGCATTTAAGAAAAGTAGGGTTAAAGTGGCTGGAAGTCTAATCTTAATTAGCTTAGTACTTGTTGGTGGATATTTTGCATTTGCCGCATTAACTGCCGAGGAAGAAACTACATCTGAGACTACATCATCTGAAGGGATATCGGTAACGGTTGATAACACAACAATAGAGATAACGGGCTCTATGCTGAAGAGTTTGACATTAGAGCAACTTGCTGAGATGTATGATGTCGATCCCCAAAAACTCGTTGAAATCTTAAAGGCAGACTATAATATTGAAGCACAGCCTGATCAGCTGCTTGAGATGGTAGAGGTTAACAATGAGTTGGACAGAGAGCAGTTTAAGGAAATCTTAGCTGAAGCCATAGCAAAAGCAAAACAGGGGGGAGGTTGA
- the for gene encoding tungsten-containing formaldehyde ferredoxin oxidoreductase gives MKGWWGRILRVDLTNNKVKVQEYSPEIAQLFIGGRGLAAKILWDEVKGVDPLSPENKLVIAAGPFNGLPTPSGGKLVVAAKSPLTGGYGDGNIGTMATVHLRKAGYDAIVIEGKAKKPVYLYVEDDNVSILSAEGLWGLDTFKTEEELKKIHGKNVGILSIGPGGENLVKYAVIMSQEGRAGGRPGIGAVMGSKKLKAVVIKGTKEIPVADKEELRKLSKEAYDEILSKPTYEFWHRQGTMAAVEWTNENSALPTYNFQDGSFKFARSIDGYTLEGMKVKQRGCPYCNMPCGNVVLDAEGLESELDYENVALLGSNLGIGQLNKVAVLNRLADMYGLDTISLGGSIAFVMEAVEKGLLKEGPTFGDYKGAKELVKEIAFRSSELGNFAAEGVMRMAQKVEGGENFAMHVKGLEVSGYNSYIYPAMALAFATSSIGAHHKEAWVIAWEIGTAPIEGEQAKKVEYKITYSPEKAAKVIELQRYRGGLFEMLSACRLPWIEVGLSIDYYPKLLKAITGVTYTWDDLFAAADRLYALIRAYWVREFNGNWSRRMDYPPKRWFIEGLKSGPYKGKHLEEDKYDKLLSEYYKMRGWDERGIPTKETLQKLKLDFVIPELEKVTELH, from the coding sequence ATGAAAGGTTGGTGGGGAAGAATTTTAAGAGTCGATTTAACAAACAACAAAGTCAAAGTGCAGGAATATTCTCCAGAAATTGCTCAACTCTTCATCGGTGGAAGGGGATTGGCAGCAAAGATTCTCTGGGATGAAGTCAAGGGAGTTGATCCTCTTAGCCCAGAAAACAAGCTTGTCATAGCTGCTGGACCATTTAACGGCCTTCCAACGCCAAGCGGAGGAAAATTGGTTGTTGCAGCTAAGAGTCCACTTACTGGGGGATATGGGGACGGAAACATAGGAACAATGGCAACTGTGCATCTTAGAAAGGCTGGTTATGATGCCATTGTTATTGAAGGAAAAGCCAAAAAGCCCGTGTATCTTTACGTTGAAGATGATAATGTAAGTATTCTCAGTGCTGAAGGATTGTGGGGTCTTGACACCTTTAAGACAGAAGAAGAGCTGAAGAAGATCCACGGCAAGAATGTGGGCATATTAAGCATTGGACCGGGTGGCGAGAATTTAGTGAAATATGCAGTTATAATGTCACAAGAAGGAAGAGCTGGAGGAAGACCCGGTATTGGTGCAGTAATGGGAAGCAAGAAGCTCAAGGCTGTTGTAATTAAAGGAACAAAGGAAATTCCAGTGGCAGATAAAGAAGAGTTAAGAAAACTAAGCAAAGAGGCTTATGATGAGATATTGAGCAAGCCAACCTATGAGTTCTGGCACCGTCAGGGAACGATGGCAGCTGTAGAATGGACAAATGAAAACTCAGCACTTCCAACATACAACTTCCAAGACGGTTCATTCAAGTTTGCAAGATCAATTGATGGTTACACCCTGGAGGGCATGAAGGTCAAGCAGCGTGGCTGTCCTTACTGTAACATGCCCTGTGGAAACGTTGTTCTTGACGCCGAGGGCTTGGAGAGCGAGCTCGATTATGAAAATGTAGCATTGTTGGGCTCAAACCTTGGGATTGGACAGCTCAACAAGGTTGCAGTTTTGAACAGACTCGCCGACATGTACGGTCTTGACACAATATCTTTGGGTGGCTCAATAGCGTTTGTCATGGAAGCTGTTGAGAAAGGACTTCTCAAAGAAGGCCCAACATTCGGAGACTACAAGGGAGCAAAAGAACTTGTCAAAGAGATTGCATTCAGGAGTAGCGAGCTTGGAAACTTCGCCGCTGAAGGTGTAATGAGAATGGCTCAAAAAGTGGAAGGAGGAGAAAACTTTGCAATGCACGTTAAAGGATTGGAAGTAAGCGGTTACAACAGTTATATCTATCCCGCAATGGCACTTGCATTTGCAACATCATCAATCGGTGCCCACCACAAGGAAGCATGGGTTATTGCTTGGGAAATCGGTACAGCACCAATTGAAGGAGAGCAGGCAAAGAAGGTTGAGTACAAGATTACATATAGCCCAGAAAAGGCTGCAAAGGTTATTGAGCTGCAGAGATACAGAGGTGGACTGTTCGAGATGCTCTCTGCATGTAGGTTGCCATGGATTGAGGTTGGGCTAAGCATTGACTATTATCCAAAGCTCCTGAAGGCAATAACTGGAGTCACATACACATGGGACGACCTCTTTGCAGCAGCTGACAGGCTATATGCATTGATTAGAGCTTACTGGGTTAGAGAGTTCAACGGAAACTGGAGCAGAAGGATGGACTACCCACCAAAGAGATGGTTCATTGAGGGACTTAAGAGCGGACCATACAAGGGCAAGCACCTTGAGGAGGACAAGTACGACAAGCTGCTCAGTGAATACTACAAGATGCGCGGCTGGGACGAGAGAGGAATTCCAACTAAGGAAACACTCCAGAAGCTCAAGCTTGACTTCGTCATTCCGGAGCTTGAGAAGGTTACGGAGCTTCATTAA
- a CDS encoding MoaD/ThiS family protein yields MIRIKLMGALAHLAGSREIYIEVDKPKTVDEILKEIVKGYDRLHDKIIMVNGKVARGDVIVKDGDEIKVMPVLSGG; encoded by the coding sequence ATGATAAGAATTAAACTCATGGGTGCTTTGGCTCATTTAGCTGGATCAAGAGAGATTTATATTGAAGTTGATAAACCGAAAACAGTGGATGAGATATTAAAGGAGATCGTCAAGGGTTACGACAGATTACATGACAAGATAATTATGGTTAACGGAAAAGTGGCGAGAGGAGACGTTATTGTGAAAGATGGGGATGAAATAAAGGTAATGCCAGTGTTGAGTGGTGGGTAA
- the taw2 gene encoding tRNA(Phe) (4-demethylwyosine(37)-C(7)) aminocarboxypropyltransferase Taw2 codes for MKKRKTQLIKPRIREILSKRLPKGLVDLLPKHWVQIGDVLILPLREELLPYKYEIAKVYAEVLGVKTVLRKGRILGEFREPHYEIIYGKDTVTVHKENGIFYKLDVARVMFSPANVKERVRMASIAKSNELVVDMFAGIGHLSLPIAKHCNAKVIAIEKNPYTFKFLVENIELNKVQDRMTAYNIDNRNFPGENIADRILMGYVIKTHEFIPKALEIAKDEAVIHYHNTVPEKLMPKEPFETFQRTAKEYGYEAELLESRIIKRYAPGVWHVVLDVKVYKR; via the coding sequence ATGAAGAAGAGAAAGACCCAGCTCATAAAACCTCGAATAAGGGAGATACTGAGCAAAAGGCTTCCCAAGGGATTAGTTGATCTTCTCCCCAAGCACTGGGTTCAAATTGGGGATGTTTTGATCCTACCGCTTAGAGAAGAGCTTTTACCGTACAAATACGAAATAGCCAAAGTCTATGCTGAAGTTTTGGGAGTAAAGACCGTCCTAAGGAAGGGCCGGATTTTAGGGGAATTTCGGGAGCCCCACTATGAAATCATTTATGGCAAAGACACGGTAACGGTTCACAAAGAGAATGGTATTTTCTACAAGCTTGATGTGGCAAGAGTAATGTTCTCCCCAGCAAATGTTAAGGAGAGAGTTAGAATGGCAAGCATAGCAAAATCCAATGAGCTCGTCGTGGATATGTTTGCTGGAATTGGGCATCTCTCGCTCCCAATAGCAAAGCACTGCAATGCTAAGGTCATTGCAATTGAGAAAAATCCATATACGTTCAAATTCTTGGTGGAGAACATTGAGCTCAATAAAGTTCAGGATAGAATGACTGCTTATAACATCGATAATAGGAATTTTCCTGGAGAGAACATTGCGGACAGAATTCTTATGGGTTATGTAATTAAAACTCACGAATTTATCCCAAAAGCTTTGGAGATTGCGAAAGATGAGGCAGTAATTCACTATCACAATACTGTTCCTGAAAAATTGATGCCCAAGGAACCATTTGAAACTTTCCAAAGAACGGCAAAAGAGTACGGCTATGAGGCTGAGCTTTTGGAAAGCAGGATAATCAAGCGCTATGCCCCCGGAGTCTGGCATGTTGTTTTAGATGTGAAGGTGTATAAGAGGTGA
- the cas4 gene encoding CRISPR-associated protein Cas4 encodes MSDELLEFYASEALTCPRRIYFRLKGYPEKWPEFVRVRLNQGVKTHNVLGEILSKQFGFELEKHIVLRSSRLGFEIHGRIDAYRDFPIEIKGKTSLPRLPYEYHLAQLNIYLRWAESEYGYLYYVKLHENPHRVLKWIDFSSFPIVKGKNFKAFEIPYDEKLFKETIKQFYIVKKHYEKDKPPDGWRNYMCKFCPYYYICYGDNGYEL; translated from the coding sequence ATGAGCGATGAACTTCTTGAGTTTTATGCAAGCGAAGCTCTAACATGTCCCCGGCGCATATACTTTAGACTTAAAGGATATCCAGAGAAATGGCCTGAATTCGTTAGAGTTAGACTGAACCAAGGCGTCAAGACTCACAATGTTTTAGGTGAAATTTTAAGTAAGCAATTTGGCTTTGAACTTGAAAAGCACATAGTTCTTCGCTCTTCTCGTCTCGGCTTTGAAATCCATGGGAGAATTGACGCCTATCGGGATTTCCCCATTGAGATAAAAGGCAAAACTTCACTTCCAAGGCTGCCTTATGAGTACCACCTCGCCCAGCTAAACATCTATCTGAGATGGGCAGAAAGCGAGTATGGCTACCTCTATTATGTAAAACTTCATGAGAACCCCCACAGGGTCTTAAAATGGATAGACTTCTCAAGCTTTCCAATAGTCAAAGGGAAAAATTTCAAGGCTTTTGAGATCCCCTATGATGAAAAGCTGTTCAAGGAAACGATAAAGCAGTTCTACATTGTGAAAAAACATTACGAAAAAGACAAACCCCCCGATGGATGGAGAAATTATATGTGTAAGTTCTGCCCCTACTATTACATCTGCTACGGGGATAACGGCTACGAACTCTGA
- the tsaA gene encoding tRNA (N6-threonylcarbamoyladenosine(37)-N6)-methyltransferase TrmO, whose translation MEKFKIIPVGVVRKDAGEDILEIFPRFRDAADGLHEGDFIKLILWFHKSDTLEKRRVLKVHPHGNPQNPLTGVFATRSPVRPNPLAIYTVRIHRIEEGRIYIDPIDAENGTPIADIKIFVESLDCPARRELEEWELDIENARQIGKLNLIPRISEHLDELEEVSPEEFTALIVELGSRTIYLTAKDLADLIRFLNETYERLPVEIKDKLKSQSS comes from the coding sequence ATGGAGAAGTTCAAGATTATACCTGTGGGAGTTGTTAGAAAAGATGCTGGGGAAGATATATTAGAGATTTTCCCAAGGTTTAGGGACGCAGCTGATGGCTTACACGAGGGGGATTTTATCAAGCTTATCCTCTGGTTTCATAAAAGCGACACTTTAGAAAAGAGAAGAGTGTTGAAAGTCCATCCCCACGGCAATCCGCAGAATCCCCTAACCGGAGTCTTTGCTACCCGCTCTCCCGTGAGACCTAACCCCTTAGCCATATATACTGTCCGGATTCACAGGATCGAGGAGGGCAGAATATACATTGATCCTATTGATGCCGAGAATGGAACACCAATAGCTGACATAAAGATCTTTGTTGAGAGCTTGGACTGTCCAGCCAGAAGGGAACTCGAAGAGTGGGAGCTTGATATTGAGAACGCACGGCAAATTGGCAAGCTTAATTTAATTCCAAGAATAAGCGAGCACTTAGATGAACTTGAGGAAGTATCTCCAGAGGAGTTCACGGCTTTAATAGTTGAATTGGGCTCAAGGACAATATACTTAACCGCCAAGGATCTTGCAGACTTAATAAGATTTCTAAACGAGACCTATGAGAGACTGCCAGTGGAGATAAAAGATAAGCTGAAATCTCAGAGTTCGTAG
- a CDS encoding MBL fold metallo-hydrolase — MGTKKLGENLYLYPGSPSTMIKIHEGKAVLVDVGHGSGRHKDLLREVRKLGSEVKALLATHGHADHISVATKIDKPLFIHRFEFSIAESPLNRELLTFGSKAPEGFLVFQFPHEVKVHAIFEWNDELFGLKTVKLSGHSPGMTGFVDEENCVVYSGDSFFGERIIQAVGVPYLVDVALFKDSIIQLHNYAIEGFLLIPSHGRPVKEEEAEKLLEFNLQRVEETEKKILELLKRPMSISELSYRLAKTFGAKITPQSLALNQVPIRAFIAELYNKGVIEAVIEKDLKWKVR, encoded by the coding sequence ATGGGAACAAAAAAGTTAGGTGAAAATTTGTATCTCTACCCGGGAAGTCCTTCAACGATGATAAAAATTCATGAAGGAAAAGCTGTTCTTGTTGATGTGGGACATGGAAGCGGAAGACATAAAGATCTGCTGAGGGAAGTTAGGAAGCTCGGGAGTGAAGTTAAGGCTCTTTTAGCAACTCATGGGCATGCCGATCACATAAGCGTTGCTACAAAAATTGACAAACCTCTTTTCATCCACCGCTTTGAATTTTCTATAGCAGAAAGCCCTCTTAATAGAGAGCTCCTAACTTTTGGCTCAAAAGCCCCCGAAGGCTTCCTTGTGTTTCAGTTCCCACATGAGGTTAAAGTTCATGCTATTTTTGAGTGGAACGATGAACTGTTTGGTCTAAAAACAGTAAAGCTCAGCGGACATTCACCGGGAATGACGGGTTTTGTAGATGAAGAGAACTGTGTCGTCTATAGCGGAGACAGCTTCTTTGGGGAGAGGATAATTCAAGCTGTCGGTGTGCCTTATTTGGTCGATGTAGCACTATTTAAAGATTCAATTATTCAATTACATAATTATGCAATTGAAGGATTTCTGCTGATACCCTCTCATGGAAGACCTGTTAAGGAAGAAGAAGCTGAAAAATTACTTGAATTCAATCTTCAGAGAGTTGAGGAAACTGAGAAGAAAATTTTAGAGCTACTGAAGAGACCTATGAGCATAAGTGAACTGAGCTACCGCTTAGCCAAGACATTTGGAGCGAAGATAACCCCTCAATCTTTGGCGTTGAATCAGGTTCCAATAAGGGCATTCATAGCAGAGCTTTACAACAAGGGAGTAATTGAAGCAGTGATTGAGAAAGATTTGAAGTGGAAAGTGAGGTGA
- a CDS encoding HD domain-containing protein: MLRLFIEAGKLKRLPRMGWLLRGVPNPESVADHSFRVAFITLFLAEDLRSRGIDVNVEKALKIALLHDLGESKITDLPLDAQRYVDKRKAEKKAVMELLLEVGEKSLEYFKLFEEYEEESSLEGRLVKFADKLEMTLQAYEYEVAGFGNLDEFWSALEYLKKSEFHKYFQELIEEVEKLRKN, encoded by the coding sequence ATGCTGAGGCTGTTTATTGAAGCAGGAAAACTTAAGCGCTTGCCCAGGATGGGATGGTTGCTTAGAGGGGTTCCGAATCCTGAAAGTGTTGCAGATCACAGCTTTAGAGTTGCTTTTATAACCCTTTTCTTGGCAGAAGATCTTAGGAGCAGGGGTATTGATGTCAATGTAGAAAAAGCCCTCAAGATTGCCCTTCTCCACGACCTTGGAGAATCCAAAATTACAGATCTCCCTTTAGATGCTCAAAGATACGTGGATAAGAGAAAGGCTGAAAAAAAGGCTGTTATGGAGCTTTTACTTGAGGTTGGGGAGAAAAGCTTAGAATATTTTAAGCTGTTCGAGGAGTATGAGGAAGAAAGCAGCTTGGAGGGTAGATTAGTCAAGTTTGCGGACAAGCTTGAGATGACTCTTCAGGCATATGAATACGAAGTTGCTGGTTTTGGCAATTTAGATGAATTTTGGTCAGCACTTGAATATCTAAAGAAAAGCGAATTTCACAAGTATTTCCAAGAGCTTATTGAGGAAGTGGAGAAGCTTAGGAAAAATTAA
- a CDS encoding Era-like GTP-binding protein, with protein MIKVAIIGAENVGKSTLMNALLGKRVSETAEIPGTTKSIIRKTFGKIKIPKTMKNPFGGADEFVLIDTAGLFDPKYEFRGKVLSEEKFKEILDEITSADIIIHMIDAQYGLHRGMEKLHHILKFRYEKPIIVVINKIDLVPRERVEELRQIVKKRLEQEPILLSLVTYEGFNDLLKALVYYAQYAKKS; from the coding sequence ATGATAAAGGTTGCGATCATTGGTGCCGAAAACGTAGGTAAGTCTACGCTCATGAATGCACTCCTGGGAAAGAGGGTCTCCGAAACTGCTGAGATTCCAGGAACCACAAAAAGTATCATAAGGAAAACTTTTGGAAAAATTAAGATTCCAAAGACTATGAAAAATCCATTCGGGGGAGCAGATGAGTTTGTATTAATTGATACGGCGGGGCTTTTTGATCCCAAATATGAGTTCAGAGGGAAGGTTTTAAGTGAGGAAAAGTTTAAGGAAATTTTAGATGAAATAACATCAGCCGATATCATTATTCACATGATCGATGCGCAATACGGTCTCCATAGGGGAATGGAAAAGCTCCACCATATATTGAAATTCAGATACGAAAAGCCGATAATTGTTGTGATTAACAAAATCGATTTAGTTCCGAGAGAGAGGGTTGAGGAACTTAGACAAATTGTGAAAAAGCGCTTAGAGCAGGAACCCATACTCTTGTCTTTGGTCACATATGAAGGATTCAATGATCTCCTGAAAGCACTTGTATATTATGCCCAATACGCAAAGAAAAGCTAA
- a CDS encoding ATPase domain-containing protein: MRVVSTGIPELDLALGGGLIKGGLIVISYESDLNGSAGWILGLKILKNRIDEGDLGILINHRYPLSNLFNRLSVVGLNAEATLKEGRLKILDVFGSLYGIKYSYEGVHQFGSFDPRMYIPKMVELFEKILTPEQIENSIAAIFTAGSFAMRIGEERYMKVIEESMAFNEKLKLEKGIAFPTRIYFLNRDEISPRFSAWLSSIADQVISITSHEVENRIGGKLRITKSLLPNFELKSFRYWVAKGNIEIL, translated from the coding sequence ATGAGAGTTGTGTCTACAGGAATCCCCGAACTGGACTTGGCATTGGGAGGAGGGCTCATTAAAGGGGGTCTTATTGTAATTTCGTATGAAAGTGATTTAAATGGCTCTGCTGGGTGGATATTAGGGCTCAAGATTCTAAAGAACAGAATTGATGAGGGGGATTTAGGAATTTTGATCAACCACAGATACCCGCTTTCGAATCTTTTCAACCGCCTTTCTGTAGTTGGTTTAAATGCTGAGGCAACGCTGAAAGAAGGCAGGCTGAAGATACTTGATGTATTTGGATCATTGTATGGCATAAAATATTCGTATGAGGGGGTTCATCAATTTGGAAGCTTTGATCCAAGGATGTATATCCCGAAGATGGTTGAGCTCTTTGAGAAGATTTTAACCCCAGAGCAAATTGAAAACTCAATTGCTGCGATATTCACGGCAGGTTCTTTTGCAATGCGTATCGGTGAGGAAAGATACATGAAGGTAATTGAAGAATCTATGGCGTTTAATGAAAAGTTAAAACTTGAAAAGGGCATTGCATTTCCAACGAGAATTTACTTTCTTAACAGGGATGAGATTTCACCAAGGTTCTCAGCATGGTTGTCCAGCATAGCTGATCAGGTAATATCTATAACATCCCATGAAGTTGAAAACAGGATTGGTGGGAAGCTTAGAATAACCAAATCTCTTCTTCCGAATTTTGAGCTCAAGAGCTTTAGATATTGGGTTGCCAAGGGGAATATAGAGATACTTTAG
- a CDS encoding TRM11 family SAM-dependent methyltransferase translates to MYALILGKNPKLSEAEFYSFVRRFGLKINVIEASHNWIIFESSKKVEHLFHRLGGALKLVRITGNEENAVKELTYSKLFTVSIYGKEDWKLWRKLGSQIKKIFKGEGSAKFFKPAKVYAMPSELILKGFPETKDFVFIYGEKLWVGETIKITDPFELKKLDVERPVQRAIFSIPPRLARIMVNLTEIRQGNFLDPFCGIGTIVQEFLLQGLNAYGSDSDPKAIKGAKENLKWLKKEFKVKKTAHLEVCDARKLKRCFRTKFDAIVTEPWLGKPLKYNPTRGEAIQMANQLDRFYYQVFDSFRDVLKRNGRVVFVFPAYKLKDGRIYRKERRWLEKLGFEVLAKYTDFEERHRVVRDIHVLRFKG, encoded by the coding sequence ATGTATGCATTAATACTTGGAAAGAATCCTAAGCTGAGCGAAGCAGAGTTTTACTCATTTGTAAGAAGATTCGGACTCAAAATTAATGTTATTGAAGCTTCCCACAACTGGATAATCTTTGAGAGCTCCAAAAAAGTAGAGCACCTTTTTCACAGACTTGGCGGTGCACTGAAGCTTGTAAGGATCACAGGGAATGAAGAAAATGCAGTAAAAGAACTTACATATTCAAAGCTTTTTACAGTTAGCATCTACGGGAAAGAGGACTGGAAGCTCTGGAGAAAGCTTGGAAGCCAAATAAAGAAAATCTTTAAGGGTGAAGGTTCCGCTAAATTCTTTAAGCCAGCCAAGGTCTATGCTATGCCCTCTGAACTAATTCTAAAAGGATTTCCAGAGACTAAGGATTTTGTGTTCATCTATGGAGAAAAACTCTGGGTGGGCGAGACGATAAAAATTACCGACCCATTTGAGCTGAAAAAGCTTGATGTTGAGAGACCAGTTCAAAGGGCAATTTTTTCAATCCCTCCCAGATTAGCGAGGATAATGGTTAATCTGACAGAGATTAGGCAAGGAAATTTCTTAGATCCCTTCTGTGGCATTGGAACAATAGTGCAGGAATTCCTCCTCCAAGGGCTGAACGCATATGGGAGTGACTCAGATCCTAAGGCAATTAAAGGAGCAAAAGAAAACCTGAAGTGGTTGAAGAAAGAATTTAAAGTCAAAAAAACCGCTCACTTAGAAGTGTGCGATGCCAGAAAGCTTAAGCGTTGCTTTAGAACTAAGTTCGATGCCATAGTTACAGAACCCTGGCTGGGAAAGCCTCTTAAGTATAATCCCACAAGGGGAGAGGCCATACAAATGGCAAATCAACTTGACCGCTTTTACTATCAGGTCTTCGACAGTTTTAGAGACGTGCTTAAAAGAAATGGGAGAGTGGTATTTGTATTTCCAGCATACAAGCTCAAGGATGGGAGAATATACAGGAAAGAAAGAAGATGGCTGGAAAAGCTTGGCTTTGAAGTCTTAGCGAAATACACTGACTTTGAGGAAAGGCATAGAGTGGTTAGAGATATTCACGTGCTGAGGTTTAAGGGCTAA